Below is a genomic region from Hyalangium minutum.
CGCCGAAGCGCTCCTGGAGGTTGCGCAGGTAGCGAATGCCGAGACGCACGCACAGTGCGGGATCCGCCGCCACTTCCTCCCGGGAGAGCCGCAGGCCCTCCTTGCCGGCCAGGAAGTGGAGCGTGCTGGGCTTGATCTGCATCAGCCCGCGAGCCCCCTTCATGGAGATGGCTTCCTCCTCGAAGTCCGACTCCACGTCGATGAGGGCCAGGATCAACAACGGATCATACCCCGTGCGCTGGGCCTCCTCGGCGATGGCCTGGCCGAGCTGCCGGCGCAGCGTCAGTCCCAGGTCCGGGGCCCGCTTGGCCAGCACGGCGTCGATCAGGGCGGCATCATGGGAGGCCGGCTCGGCCACGACAGCCACTGGCACCACGGGTGCCGGTGCAGGCTCGCCCAGGACGGGGATGATGCGAGCGGAGACGACGAGCGCCAGCCCCGCGAGCAACGGCAGCTTCGCGCAGCCAGAACTCAGGGAGTGAAGCCGGGCCAGCCACTGACCGCCCGAGCCCGCCGTGGGCGGGGCCATCACTTCTCGCGCCCCAGGGCGTCGATGCGCTCGGCCAACTTGCTCAGCCGCGCATCGAACTCCTGCAGATCCTCGCGCCGGGGTACCTTCAGCCGCGCGAGCGCGCCCTTCACGGCGACTTCTACCGAGTGCTCCAGGTCCTTGCGGTGGCCCACGAGCTTCTCAGTGAACTCGCGGGCGTGGCGCTTCACCTCTTCCTGGCTCCAGCCGGCCGTGGTGGCCACGCGCTGGAGGGTCCGGTTCACTTCCTCCTCAGCCGTGGAGACGGCGAGCAAGGCCTGGCTCCAGATGCGCTCAAAGGTTTCGGCAACGGGGTGCTTCTCTCGGGGGGCCTCTGGCTTATCCATTCGGTCGCTCCGGGAGTGCCCCCAGGCCGGAAAGACCTGGGACCACGGAAAGATGGCCAGGACGTAATCACAGGCCGGTTACGAAGGGAACGGCCGTTTACAGCCCACCCCTCCCTTCGTTCACTGACAAATGAAGCAGTGTGTCAGGGAGCAGACACTCGGTTCGTGCCCCGCGACGTCACCTTCTTCACCGAGGGTGGCAGGATCTGATCGAGCTTCTTGGACAGGCGGGACAGCTCGCGGTTGAGCTCCTTGACCTGAGCCTGGCTGGCCACGCCCACGGCCTCGACCGCCTTCGTCTGGAAACCATCCAGGCGCTTGCGCAGCTCGGAGCTGACCTGCGTGGCCTTGCGGCCCAGCTCCTTCACCTTCGGGTTCTCCAGGAGTGCGTCCGAGTTGATCTGCCCGAGCAGCTTCTCCACCTCGCGCGCCGGGCCGCGGCTGCGAGCCTTGAGAGTGCGGAGCACCTTGCCCGCCTCGCTCTCAAGTCCCTCGAAGCGCTTCTGCGCGCCCTCGATCTGCTGCTTCACGAACGACTCCAGGTTCCGCCCCATACCGTTGGTCGCCATGTCCTTCTCCTTGTGGGTACTACCGTTGACTGGCGAATCAACTTAACGCAACGCATCATCCGGGTCAAGACAGGCCGACTGATCTGATCGTTGGGCGAAAAAGCAACCGCCGCCCAGGCAGGAAGCCGGGGCGGCGGCGGGTACTTCAGGCGCTCAGGCCGGGAGAGCCGTTAGGCGGCACCCGACGTCTGGGTGCCCTCGGAGCGGGACGCGGGCGCCTGCATGGGCGCCGAGTCTCCGTGAGTGGCGGCCAGAGCGGCCTCCATCTCGTTGACCTCGTCGGTCGGGCTCTCCACCTCGATGTCGAGGTGCTTGTAGTTGGGCAGACCCGTACCGGCGGGGATGAGGCGGCCCATGATGACGTTCTCCTTGAGGCCGCGCAGGTAGTCCACCTTGCCGTTGATGGCGGCCTCGGTGAGCACCTTGGTGGTCTCCTGGAAGGAGGACGCCGAGATGAACGACTCGGTGGAGAGCGAGGCCTTGGTGATGCCGAGCAGCAGCGGCTCACCCACGGCCGGGCGCTTGCCCTCGGCCATGACCTTCTCGTTCTCCTCCTCGAACACCCACTTCTCGACCTGCTCGTCGACCAGGAAGTTGGTGTCGCCCACCTCGGTGACGCGCACCCGGCGCAGCATCTGCCGGACGATCGTCTCGATGTGCTTGTCGTTGATCTTCACGCCCTGCAGCCGGTAGACCTCCTGCACTTCGTCCACCAGGTAGCGCGCGAGCTCCTTCTCGCCGAGCACCTTGAGGATGTCGTGCGGGTTGGCGGCGCCGTCCATGAGCGCCTCGCCGGCCTTCACGCGGTCGCCGGAGTGGACGCTGATGTTCTTGCCCTTGGAGATCAAGTACTCCTTGGCCAGGTCCGTGCGGGGCTCACCGTTCACGTCGGGCGTGATGATGAGCTTGCGCTTGCCCTTGGTGTCCTTGCCGAACGACACCACGCCGTCGATCTCCGCGATCGCCGCCGCGTCCTTCGGCTTACGGGCCTCGAAGAGCTCGGCCACGCGGGGCAGACCGCCCGTGATGTCCTTGGTCTTCGTGGTCTCGCGAGGCACCTTGGCGATGACTTCGCCCGGGTGGATCTCGTCGCCGTCGTTGACGGTGATGATCGAGCCCTGCGGCAGGAAGTAGCTCGCCGGGTTCCTGGAGCTGGGCAGATCCTTCACGTTGCCCTGAGCATCGCGGATGGCGATGCGCGGACGGGCCTCGGGATCCTTGGACTCGATGACGGTGCGACGGCTGAGGCCGGTCACCTCGTCGAGCGCCTCGCTCATCGTCACGCCTTCGATGATGTCATCGTAGCGCACGATACCGCCCACCTCGGTGAGCAGCGGGATGGCGAACGGATCCCACTCGGCCAGGAGGACACCGGCCTCGAGCCGCTGGCCCTCCTTCACGAGGATGCGGGCGCCGTAGATGACCTGGTAGCGCTCGCGCTCGCGGCCGCTGTCGTCCACCACGACGATCTCGCCGTTGCGGTTCATGGCCACCAGGGTGCCGTCGGTCTTCTGGACCGTGATGAGGCCGGCGAACTTCACCGTACCGGCGTAGCGGTTCTCGAGGCTGGACTGCTCCGCGCGCCGCGTCGCCGCACCACCGATGTGGAAGGTGCGCATCGTGAGCTGGGTACCCGGCTCGCCGATGGACTGCGCCGCGATGACGCCCACGGACTCGCCGATGGACACCTTGCGGCCACGGGCCAGATCACGGCCGTAGCACTCCACGCAGATGCCGCGCTTGGCCTGGCAGGTCAGCACCGAGCGGATCTTCACCCGGTCCAGACCACTGTTCTCGATGCGCTTGACGCGATCCTCGTCGATCTCCTCGTTGGCGCGGACCAAGGCCTCGCCGGTGACGGGATCGAGGATGTCATCCAGGGCCACGCGGCCCAGGATGCGCTCACCCAGCGGCTCGATGATCTCGCCGCCCTCCACCAGGGCGCCGATGTAGAGGCCGTCCATGGTGCCGCAGTCGTACTCGTTGATGATGGCGTCCTGCGCCACGTCCACGAGGCGGCGGGTGAGGTAACCGGAGTTGGCCGTCTTGAGCGCCGTGTCCGCCAGACCCTTACGAGCGCCGTGCGTCGAGATGAAGTACTGGAGCACGGAGAGGCCTTCACGGAAGTTGGCCGTGATGGGCGTCTCGATGATTTCGCCGGAGGGCTTGGCCATGAGGCCGCGCATACCGGCCAGCTGGCGGATCTGCTGCGCGGAGCCGCGGGCGCCGGAGTCGGCCATGATGTAGATGGGGTTGAACGACGGCTGCTTGCGCGTCTCGCGCTTGCCGTCCTTGCCCTCACCCGAGGCCTCTTCCTGCGAGATCTGCTGCATCATCTCGGCAGCGACCTTCTCGGTGATCTCGGCCCAGATATCGATGACCTTGTTGTAGCGCTCACCATCGGTGATGAGGCCCTCGAGGTACTGGTTCTCGATCTCGGCCACCTCCTTGCGCGCGAAGTCCAGGAACTCCTGCTTCTTGGCAGGAATGACCATGTCCTTGAGCGCGATGGAGATGCCGGCGCGGGTCGCGTTGGTGTAGCCGAGGCTGCGGACGCGGTCGGCCAGGAGCACCGTCTCCTTCTCACCGGTGAGGCGGTAGCACTGGTCGATCAGCGAGCCGAGCGACTTCTTGTCGAGCACCTTGTTGATGGCGTCGAAGCCGACCTTGCGCGGGACGATGTCCCACAGCAGGACGCGGCCCACCGTGGTCTCCTTGCGCTTGCCGTCGATGCGGCAGGTGATCTTCGCCTGGAGGTGCACCTCGTGGTGGTCGTACGCGGCGCGGACCTCGGCCGGGGACGAGAACACGCGGCCCTCGCCGTGAGCGAACTCACGGGCGCGCGTCATGTAGTAGATGCCGAGCACCATGTCCTGCGTGGGGACGATGATGGGCTTACCGTGCGCGGGGCTGAGGATGTTGTTGGTGGACATCATCAGCACGCGGGCCTCCATCTGAGCCTCGATGGAGAGCGGCACGTGCACGGCCATCTGGTCGCCGTCGAAGTCCGCGTTGAAGGCGGCGCACACCAGCGGGTGAAGCTGGATGGCCTTGCCCTCGATGAGGACGGGCTCGAAGGCCTGCATGCCGAGGCGGTGCAGCGTCGGGGCGCGGTTGAGGAGCACGGGGTGCTCGCGGATCACGTCCTCGAGGATGTCCCACACCTCGGGACGCTCCTTCTCCACCATCTTCTTGGCGCTCTTGATGGTGGTGACGTAGCCCTTCTCTTCGAGCTTGTTGTAGATGAACGGCTTGAAGAGCTCGAGCGCCATGATCTTGGGCAGGCCGCACTGGTGGAGCTTGAGCTCCGGGCCGACCACGATCACGGAGCGGCCGGAGTAGTCCACGCGCTTACCGAGCAGGTTCTGGCGGAACCGGCCCTGCTTGCCCTTGAGCATGTCCGACAGGGACTTCAGCGGCCGCTTGTTCGGGCCGGTGATCGTCTTGCCGCGGCGGCCGTTGTCGAACAGCGCGTCGACGGCCTCCTGGAGCATGCGCTTCTCGTTGCGGATGATGATGTCCGGCGCGTTCAGCTCCTGGAGCCGCTTGAGGCGGTTGTTCCGGTTGATGACGCGGCGGTACAGATCGTTCAGATCGGACGTGGCGAAGCGGCCGCCATCCAGGGGGACCAGCGGACGCAGGTCGGGCGGGATGACGGGGATGACGTCCAGCATCATCCACTCGGGCTTGTTGCCGGAGGCGCGGAAGGCCTCGGCGACCTTGAGGCGCTTGGCGTACTTCTTCCGCTTGGCCTCGCTGTTCGTCTCGCGCATGTCCTTGCGCAGAGCCTCGGACAGCTGCTCCACCTCGATGGACTTGAGCAGCTCGCGGACGGCCTCGCCGCCCATGCCGGCGGTGAACGAGTCCTCACCGTGCTCCTGGTAGAGCCGGTGCATCTTCTCCTCGCTGATGAGCTCGCCCTTGACCAGCGGCGTCGCCTTCGGATCGAGGACGATGTAGCTCTCGCAGTAGAGGACCTTCTCCAGCTCCTTCAGGGTGATGTCGAGCAGGTTGCCGATGCGGCTCGGCAGCGACTTGAGGAACCAGATGTGCGCGACAGGGGTGGCCAGGGTGATGTGGCCCAGGCGCTCACGGCGCACCTTGGACTGGATCACCTCGACGCCGCACTTCTCGCACACGACGCCACGGTGCTTCATGCGCTTGTACTTGCCGCAGTTGCACTCGTAGTCCTTCACGGGCCCGAAGATGCGGGCGCAGAACAGGCCATCCCGCTCCGGCTTGAAGGTGCGGTAGTTGATGGTCTCGGGCTTCTTCACCTCACCGTGAGACCACTGCCGGATCTTGTCCGGCGACGCCAGCGCGATGCGGATGGCGTTGAACGACAGCGGGTCCTTGGGCTTCTCGAAGAAGTTAAAAATGTCCTTCACGTTGCCTCCGAAATCTCTCTCTTGGAGCACCTAGGCGCTCCACCGTTGCGGGCTCGTGCCGCCACTCGGCTGGCAGCCCGCTCCTCAGGGGAGCGGGCGTCCAGCGGGGCGGCCCTCCGACTCCGAATTACGCCTCGGTCCCGGTCTTGCGGTCCTCGCCGTCCCCTCCCCCACCGAAGTCCGCCCCGAACGAGCGCTGGCGCTCGGGCGGCGCGCTCTCGAGCAGCTCCACGTCCAGGGCCAGCGACTGGAGCTCCTTGAGGAGCACGTTGAAGGACTCGGGGAGACCGGACTC
It encodes:
- a CDS encoding lytic transglycosylase domain-containing protein, whose protein sequence is MAPPTAGSGGQWLARLHSLSSGCAKLPLLAGLALVVSARIIPVLGEPAPAPVVPVAVVAEPASHDAALIDAVLAKRAPDLGLTLRRQLGQAIAEEAQRTGYDPLLILALIDVESDFEEEAISMKGARGLMQIKPSTLHFLAGKEGLRLSREEVAADPALCVRLGIRYLRNLQERFGGDLDLALMAYNAGPTRIRKALKEGELEAFRRYPRLVRRDFRRFREGQGLGGDWALAQREDGKETPTP
- a CDS encoding phasin family protein, coding for MDKPEAPREKHPVAETFERIWSQALLAVSTAEEEVNRTLQRVATTAGWSQEEVKRHAREFTEKLVGHRKDLEHSVEVAVKGALARLKVPRREDLQEFDARLSKLAERIDALGREK
- the rpoC gene encoding DNA-directed RNA polymerase subunit beta' codes for the protein MKDIFNFFEKPKDPLSFNAIRIALASPDKIRQWSHGEVKKPETINYRTFKPERDGLFCARIFGPVKDYECNCGKYKRMKHRGVVCEKCGVEVIQSKVRRERLGHITLATPVAHIWFLKSLPSRIGNLLDITLKELEKVLYCESYIVLDPKATPLVKGELISEEKMHRLYQEHGEDSFTAGMGGEAVRELLKSIEVEQLSEALRKDMRETNSEAKRKKYAKRLKVAEAFRASGNKPEWMMLDVIPVIPPDLRPLVPLDGGRFATSDLNDLYRRVINRNNRLKRLQELNAPDIIIRNEKRMLQEAVDALFDNGRRGKTITGPNKRPLKSLSDMLKGKQGRFRQNLLGKRVDYSGRSVIVVGPELKLHQCGLPKIMALELFKPFIYNKLEEKGYVTTIKSAKKMVEKERPEVWDILEDVIREHPVLLNRAPTLHRLGMQAFEPVLIEGKAIQLHPLVCAAFNADFDGDQMAVHVPLSIEAQMEARVLMMSTNNILSPAHGKPIIVPTQDMVLGIYYMTRAREFAHGEGRVFSSPAEVRAAYDHHEVHLQAKITCRIDGKRKETTVGRVLLWDIVPRKVGFDAINKVLDKKSLGSLIDQCYRLTGEKETVLLADRVRSLGYTNATRAGISIALKDMVIPAKKQEFLDFARKEVAEIENQYLEGLITDGERYNKVIDIWAEITEKVAAEMMQQISQEEASGEGKDGKRETRKQPSFNPIYIMADSGARGSAQQIRQLAGMRGLMAKPSGEIIETPITANFREGLSVLQYFISTHGARKGLADTALKTANSGYLTRRLVDVAQDAIINEYDCGTMDGLYIGALVEGGEIIEPLGERILGRVALDDILDPVTGEALVRANEEIDEDRVKRIENSGLDRVKIRSVLTCQAKRGICVECYGRDLARGRKVSIGESVGVIAAQSIGEPGTQLTMRTFHIGGAATRRAEQSSLENRYAGTVKFAGLITVQKTDGTLVAMNRNGEIVVVDDSGRERERYQVIYGARILVKEGQRLEAGVLLAEWDPFAIPLLTEVGGIVRYDDIIEGVTMSEALDEVTGLSRRTVIESKDPEARPRIAIRDAQGNVKDLPSSRNPASYFLPQGSIITVNDGDEIHPGEVIAKVPRETTKTKDITGGLPRVAELFEARKPKDAAAIAEIDGVVSFGKDTKGKRKLIITPDVNGEPRTDLAKEYLISKGKNISVHSGDRVKAGEALMDGAANPHDILKVLGEKELARYLVDEVQEVYRLQGVKINDKHIETIVRQMLRRVRVTEVGDTNFLVDEQVEKWVFEEENEKVMAEGKRPAVGEPLLLGITKASLSTESFISASSFQETTKVLTEAAINGKVDYLRGLKENVIMGRLIPAGTGLPNYKHLDIEVESPTDEVNEMEAALAATHGDSAPMQAPASRSEGTQTSGAA